A section of the Terriglobales bacterium genome encodes:
- a CDS encoding 3-hydroxybutyryl-CoA dehydrogenase, which produces MEIRKVGVIGAGTMGNGIAHVLARSGYDVVLCEMAQQYLDRGLATIRKNLEREVAKNKISAEDSAAAVARIRGVVDRTALSECDFVIEAATEKFEVKSEIFRDIDRICQPEIVLASNTSSISITKIAALTRRPDKVIGMHFFNPVPIMKLVEVIRGLATSDEAYQLTKQLAEKLDKTPVEVNDAPGFVSNRVLMPLLNEAMYSVMEGVATPQAVDEVFKLGMAHPMGPLTLADFIGLDVCLDIMRVLHEGLGDPKYRPCPLLVKMVDAGWLGKKSGRGFYRY; this is translated from the coding sequence GTGGAAATCCGTAAAGTAGGCGTCATCGGCGCGGGAACGATGGGCAACGGCATCGCTCACGTGCTTGCTCGGAGCGGTTATGACGTAGTCCTCTGCGAAATGGCGCAGCAATATTTGGATCGTGGCCTGGCTACGATCCGCAAGAACCTGGAGCGTGAAGTTGCGAAGAACAAGATCAGTGCTGAAGACAGCGCTGCGGCCGTTGCCCGCATTCGCGGAGTAGTGGACCGCACGGCTCTTTCAGAATGTGACTTTGTCATCGAAGCTGCGACTGAGAAGTTCGAAGTCAAATCGGAGATTTTTCGCGACATTGACCGCATCTGCCAGCCAGAGATCGTCCTTGCCAGCAACACTTCCTCGATATCGATCACGAAGATCGCCGCACTGACTCGGCGGCCCGACAAAGTGATCGGCATGCACTTCTTCAATCCTGTGCCAATCATGAAGCTGGTAGAGGTGATCCGCGGTCTTGCTACTTCGGATGAAGCCTATCAACTGACAAAGCAATTAGCGGAAAAGCTCGACAAGACGCCCGTAGAAGTAAACGACGCTCCCGGCTTTGTTTCGAACCGAGTGCTCATGCCACTGTTAAACGAGGCAATGTACTCCGTCATGGAGGGCGTTGCGACTCCACAGGCAGTCGACGAAGTATTCAAATTGGGAATGGCGCATCCGATGGGGCCACTTACTCTGGCGGACTTCATCGGGCTTGATGTGTGCCTCGATATCATGCGCGTTCTCCATGAAGGCTTGGGCGATCCGAAATACCGACCGTGTCCGCTGCTGGTGAAGATGGTCGATGCAGGTTGGTTGGGTAAGAAGAGTGGAAGAGGGTTCTATCGCTACTAG
- a CDS encoding MBL fold metallo-hydrolase produces MQEERAATRIITRASTGFSTILRSMVRMTVLASGSRGNTAVLSSSGTSILIDAGISCRETLRRMHRAGEDPSKLSAIVITHEHQDHISGLAVLARRLKIPVYITGHTHQQWQRWVRGPATRQAPLYKDDDKAHLDRCEHFRAGVKFQIGDIEILPFTIPHDAVDPVGFVFRTEGLKIAMATDLGYMAANIKMHLRGCDALVLESNHDLEMLRGGPYPWSVKQRVMSRVGHLSNDSLADFFCNDYDGGAAFLVLAHLSESNNHPELALQSAERALGGRLNLIQNRLVLASQTEPMEAIRF; encoded by the coding sequence ATGCAGGAAGAACGTGCTGCCACTCGAATAATTACTCGCGCATCCACAGGCTTTTCGACTATCCTTCGCTCCATGGTCCGTATGACGGTGCTGGCCTCGGGTTCGCGTGGCAACACCGCTGTCCTCTCCAGTTCGGGCACTAGCATCCTTATCGATGCTGGCATCTCCTGCCGCGAAACGCTTCGTCGCATGCATCGCGCGGGCGAGGATCCATCCAAGCTGTCGGCGATTGTGATCACGCACGAGCATCAGGACCACATCTCCGGTCTCGCGGTGCTGGCGCGGAGACTGAAGATTCCTGTTTACATCACTGGACACACTCACCAACAGTGGCAACGTTGGGTGCGCGGACCGGCAACTCGGCAGGCTCCGCTCTACAAAGATGACGATAAGGCTCATCTGGACCGCTGCGAGCATTTCCGCGCTGGAGTCAAGTTCCAGATTGGCGATATCGAGATCCTTCCGTTCACGATTCCGCACGATGCAGTCGATCCCGTGGGATTCGTCTTTCGTACCGAAGGTCTAAAAATCGCTATGGCCACCGATTTGGGCTACATGGCAGCGAACATCAAGATGCATCTGCGTGGATGCGATGCCCTGGTTCTTGAATCGAATCATGATCTTGAGATGCTGCGCGGCGGGCCGTACCCCTGGTCGGTGAAGCAGCGGGTCATGTCGCGCGTTGGCCACCTTTCCAACGACTCTCTCGCGGATTTCTTCTGCAACGACTATGATGGAGGAGCAGCATTCCTGGTGTTGGCACATTTGTCGGAGTCGAACAACCATCCCGAACTGGCACTGCAGTCGGCAGAGCGCGCTCTTGGAGGCCGGCTGAATCTGATCCAGAACCGGCTGGTGCTCGCTTCTCAGACAGAACCGATGGAAGCGATTCGTTTTTGA
- a CDS encoding Spy/CpxP family protein refolding chaperone, producing the protein MKSNRFFTFILSGAMVLPMAALAQTASTASGDNAAQTQSEKRGERGERFAKELNLTPEQQADLKSIRENMKQQAQAIKNDSSLTADQKKAKFKELRKSSHEQMMAKLTPDQQAKFKEMKKEHRGHHRHGRKGEAAPDKTQS; encoded by the coding sequence ATGAAGTCAAACCGTTTTTTCACATTCATTCTGTCTGGAGCTATGGTGCTGCCGATGGCAGCTCTGGCGCAGACAGCCAGCACGGCCAGCGGTGACAACGCGGCTCAAACCCAATCAGAAAAGCGCGGAGAACGCGGAGAAAGGTTCGCAAAGGAATTGAACCTGACTCCTGAGCAGCAAGCCGACTTGAAGAGCATCCGCGAGAACATGAAGCAGCAGGCGCAGGCGATCAAGAATGATTCCTCGCTGACTGCGGACCAGAAGAAAGCCAAGTTCAAAGAGCTGCGCAAGAGCTCTCATGAGCAGATGATGGCGAAGCTAACTCCGGATCAGCAAGCAAAGTTCAAGGAGATGAAGAAAGAGCATCGTGGACATCATCGCCATGGACGAAAGGGCGAGGCCGCTCCAGACAAGACGCAGAGCTAA
- the atpC gene encoding ATP synthase F1 subunit epsilon has protein sequence MADTFQIEIVTPERLLVSEQATEAQIPGTSGYLGILPGHAPLITELRSGELNYRRPDGKIERLALHWGFAEVLPDKVTVLAERAEKAADIDVEGAKRQRQMGEEQLKDPNANKEEALRLIERAKTRLEVAGRHDSSILNMVP, from the coding sequence ATGGCAGACACGTTCCAAATCGAAATCGTCACTCCGGAGCGCTTGCTTGTAAGCGAGCAAGCCACCGAAGCGCAGATACCGGGAACGTCGGGATATCTCGGCATTCTGCCCGGCCACGCTCCCCTCATTACCGAACTGCGTAGTGGCGAGCTTAACTATCGCCGCCCGGATGGCAAAATAGAACGCCTTGCTCTTCATTGGGGCTTTGCCGAGGTCTTGCCGGATAAGGTCACGGTTCTTGCCGAACGTGCCGAGAAAGCAGCGGACATCGATGTGGAAGGCGCGAAACGTCAGCGCCAGATGGGCGAAGAGCAGCTCAAGGATCCCAACGCAAACAAGGAAGAGGCGCTGCGTCTGATTGAGCGTGCCAAAACCCGCCTTGAGGTAGCTGGCCGCCATGACAGCAGCATCCTGAACATGGTCCCGTAG